Proteins found in one Neomonachus schauinslandi chromosome 1, ASM220157v2, whole genome shotgun sequence genomic segment:
- the GNAT1 gene encoding guanine nucleotide-binding protein G(t) subunit alpha-1, translating to MGAGASAEEKHSRELEKKLKEDAEKDARTVKLLLLGAGESGKSTIVKQMKIIHQDGYSLEECLEFISIIYGNTLQSILAIVRAMTTLNIQYGDSARQDDARKLMHMADTIEEGTMPKEMSDIIQRLWKDSGIQACFDRASEYQLNDSAGYYLSDLERLVTPGYVPTEQDVLRSRVKTTGIIETQFSFKDLHFRMFDVGGQRSERKKWIHCFEGVTCIIFIAALSAYDMVLVEDDEVNRMHESLHLFNSICNHRYFATTSIVLFLNKKDVFTEKIKKAHLSICFPDYDGPNTYEDAGNYIKVQFLELNMRRDVKEIYSHMTCATDTQNVKFVFDAVTDIIIKENLKDCGLF from the exons ATGGGGGCTGGGGCCAGCGCTGAGGAGAAGCACTCAAGAGAGCTGGAGAAGAAGCTAAAAGAAGATGCTGAGAAGGATGCTCGAACTGTGAAACTGCTGCTTCTGG GTGCGGGTGAGTCCGGGAAGAGCACCATTGTCAAGCAGATGAA GATTATCCACCAGGATGGGTACTCGTTGGAAGAGTGCCTCGAGTTCATTAGCATCATCTACGGCAACACGCTGCAGTCCATCCTCGCCATCGTGCGCGCCATGACCACGCTCAACATCCAGTATGGAGACTCTGCCCGCCAG GACGACGCCCGGAAGCTGATGCACATGGCGGACACCATCGAAGAGGGCACCATGCCCAAGGAGATGTCGGACATCATCCAGCGGCTGTGGAAGGACTCGGGTATCCAGGCCTGTTTCGATCGCGCCTCTGAGTACCAGCTCAACGACTCCGCGGGCTA CTACCTCTCGGACCTGGAGCGCCTGGTCACCCCGGGCTACGTGCCCACTGAGCAGGACGTGCTGCGCTCGCGTGTCAAGACCACAGGCATCATTGAGACGCAGTTCTCCTTCAAGGACCTCCACTTCCG GATGTTCGATGTGGGCGGGCAGCGCTCAGAGCGCAAGAAGTGGATCCATTGCTTCGAGGGTGTGACCTGCATCATCTTCATCGCCGCGCTGAGCGCCTACGACATGGTGCTGGTGGAGGACGACGAAGTG AACCGCATGCACGAGAGCCTGCACCTGTTCAACAGCATCTGCAACCACCGCTACTTCGCCACCACGTCCATCGTGCTCTTCCTCAACAAGAAGGACGTTTTCACCGAGAAGATCAAAAAGGCGCATCTCAGCATCTGCTTCCCGGATTACGACG GGCCCAACACATACGAGGACGCGGGCAACTACATCAAGGTGCAGTTCCTCGAGCTCAACATGCGACGTGACGTGAAGGAGATCTATTCCCATATGACTTGCGCTACGGACACGCAGAACGTCAAATTTGTCTTCGACGCGGTAACAGACATCATCATCAAGGAGAACCTCAAAGACTGCGGACTCTTTTGA